Part of the Pagrus major chromosome 9, Pma_NU_1.0 genome, CTCATGAACTCTTATGATCACTCTGCTCCTCAAACGTAAAAGTTTGCAGCATTGAAACAACAAAGCAGATTTTGTAAAAAGGTGCGATCCATTTTTGTAACTATATAGTCTGTCTTGATATTATCTCCCCATTAGATTGCCTAAAATCTCATATGTCCAAAACCAttatgtccccaccacttttcaacacaaagtgtcGCCCTTGGTGTTTTACCCAAGATTCAAAGGGTCAAATCATGAGATgcaattgtgacattttaccaCCAGGTGTCACTCCAACTTCACCTTTGCTGAGGATCAGGCCTagacaaaatattttcatttttatgtcagTGTGATAAGGTTTCTTTCTGATACACCTGCACCTGATAAGATCACTGTCTGGAAATCATATGTTGCAGAACCAGATGACTTCCTGCCTGAGGTTCTTTCTGAGTACAGTGCAGTTATTATGTTGTCAACTTCAAAAATTTTACAtaaattttaaaatataataaaaatttaaaatcaaatttgtGCTTTTAAGAAAATGAAGCATAATCCCTGATTAAAAGGGCCATGGATATTTAGAGAAATTTGATTTTTACAAGAATAAACAGATTAAACCTCATTTGAAGCTGACAACTTCATGGTAGTAACCCTATGGGATTGACACTGGAGTGtattatgttattttaaattttgttaCTGTACAAATATGCTAATGAAATAATGTTTCATTTGCTGGGACTGTTGGGGCCCAGGAGTTCTTGATGTATGCACTATCCTACAGTCGAAACTTAACTtgaagaaaataacagaaacaaaattTGCTCGTAAATGGAAGGTAAAAGTACTCTGGCAAGGTGAAACTAAATGTATGCTTTCTACCTACTCGTGGTTAATCTCTAACATTGTGTCATATATTATTAGCTTTGTatgtaaaatttaaaaacagCCAGAATATCATTGGTACCTATCTACTGAGCATCTGTGAGATGTCTAagagacaacacccacccagccacattctgttcaccctgctgctatcggacaacagatacagaagtatccactgccataccaccagactacagagcagatTCTTCCCTCTTGCTGTGAGACTCTTGAACTCATCttcaacactccaccatgaaaaatatgtttttaaggagactacaacttacattttgttgtacaaccctgtgttgtaaacTGATACACAAATTAACTTAAAACCTTGAAATAATTATTCATGTTGTCAGCCATTACAAAGTTTTTATATTAGAGTCAAATGTTTGCCTCACTGTGGTTTGCTCGCCATCACTGCTATGCATAATTCAGTTAGCTTGATTATGAGGTCCAATATCATTTAAAAGAGCACCAATCCATCAAGATAAGGGTCTAAAAAATCTTGTCCCTCAATTGATCTGGCTGTATGTTAATCTCAGTTTGGCCTCGTTCTGTCATGGTCTGCCTGACGATAAAAGCACCGGGTCATGGTTATAAATATCTGTGTATTACACCTCTGCTGGCAGGGGACACAAGTTGTTTACAAACATGCTTTTATGAGGGAGACGTCAGGAGAGTGTAACTTCAGCCGGGAGACTTTTACTggtcactgcacacacacacacacacacacacacgcgcgcgcgctctcctctcccctcccctctgtgcctCGGTCACCGCCCCCACTGAGCAGGGCTCATTAAAACGCGGCAGTCCCAGGGCTGGAGGAGACCTTCAGGGTGTTGCAACAGAGGGAAGGAGTCGGACTTAACACTGAGGCACATCactatatatatctatacattACACAGACGTTTTAATATACTGGATAATCTCAAACCCTATTACTGGAATAATGAAGTCTCCAAAGTTGAAAACTCAAGGTAaatatgaatttgtttttttcccaacctgcattaataacaataatgtaataacaatACGGCTCTACATGTTCATACTCTAGTAAGGTTCTTATAGATAGTATTTAAGTCATAAATATGATGTGTTTTATTAGCCTACAGCCctgcatttaatgtttttcatattGGAATATTTTTACGTTATTCTCGTGCATTTTTACTGCCATAATATAATGTTCTATTAACACAGCATTGATATTTGATTATATGATTTTTGCCAATACCTGATTTAATTCAAACCTTAGTTGATCAAAAGATGTTGCTCATTATGTAAAAACAGTTGTTTTCATGGTTTCTTTTTTGTGGCATTTTCTTTACAGCGAAGTTCGTCAACGAGGAGGACCTGAGCGACGTGCTGTGTGAGTTCGACGCGGTGATCGAAGACTTCACGTCACCGGTGGAGAAGCGACACTTCAGGTACGACGAACACCTGAAGACcgtgaagaggaggagcagcgcCAGCGTCAGCGACAGCGGCATCAGCGACTCAGAGAGTGAGTTAGTCATGAACTATCAGCTGGATATTCATCAGATGTAGGGACCGTGttatgacaaataaatatcTTATTACTGTGATGGACCATGGAACTATGGAAGACTGCAATTTGTGTCATATGGATACATTTGTGTGTCGTAACACAAGGAAGGTTCCAGACAGCAACTTAACATTGTGCAGTAAAAGGTCCCCTATTAGTTCCTCCATGACACCGAGACTCCAGAATGGAGATCAGGCACTGTAGAAATG contains:
- the rgcc gene encoding regulator of cell cycle RGCC, translating into MKSPKLKTQAKFVNEEDLSDVLCEFDAVIEDFTSPVEKRHFRYDEHLKTVKRRSSASVSDSGISDSESAESLNRNSFSFSDERLNSPTVLSPTTSSPPLMSPKPKLGDTKELEDFIADLDKTLESM